The uncultured Cohaesibacter sp. region AGAAATCGAGCAAGCGCCCGGCGGGGCAAAAGCCCGCCGGACATTGGGGTATTTTACATGAGGTTCCGTTTCGTCAGGAAGGCGACGACCGAGTCATAGACTTTCTGGGTCAGCTCGTTCTTCTTGGCCCAATTGGCCCATTCTTCCTTGGCGATGTTACGGAATTTCTTGCGTTCTTCCGGAGCCATATCGATGATTTCGATATTCGGATCAGCGCGCGCTTCCTCAACGGCATCCAGATCGCGTGCCTTCAGCTTGAAGACAAGATCATAGGCCAGGTCGTCGGTAGCGACTTCCATGGCAGTCTTGATGTCTTCAGGCAGGCCGTCCCAGATTTCCTTGTTCATGGAAACAGCAACCATTGGCAGGGAGTGGAAGCCCGGATAGTTCGGATAGCGAGCAAACTGATGCAGACCCTGAGCCTGGTTGGTTGAGAACACGGTATAGTCAGCCGCGTCGATCACGCCTTTTTCAAGACCAGTATAAACTTCAGAGCCAGGCAGGTTCACCGGCGAAGCGCCAGCTTTTGAGAAGATCTCGTAAACCATGCCTTCTGGTGCACGAACCTTGAGGCCTTTGAGATCGGCAACAGTGCGAATCGGCTTCTTGGTTACGAAAGCTTCCAGACCGGTTGCAGCGGCACCGATGAGATGCACATTGTAAGGCTCAACCAGCTCGTTATAGAGCTCTTCACCGCCACCATATTTCATATATTCAAGGAATTCGAGTGGATCGCCCCATGCACCAACAAGGTTGCCGAGCATGGAGAAAGCCGGATCGATACCGGAGAAATAGCTTGGATCGGTTAGATGACCCTGCAGAATGCCGGAGCGGACTGCATCAAGGGTCTGGTTGTGAGGAACAACAGCGCCGGTTGGCAAAATCTCAATATTGACGCGTCCTTGCGTCATCTTCTCGATATTGTCAGCCCATTGTTTCTTGATTTCAAACTGTGGCTCGCCGGTATTTTCGGACGTCTGGAAGGTCCATTCGTAATCAGCAGCAACTGCCTGATTGGCCATGATCAGACCAAGAGCAGCACCAACGAACAAACCTCCGCTTGCACGAAGCAGTTTCGACAGAGTCATATGAGTCCTCCTTGCTCATTTGCCGGCTCCTATGCCGGCATTAAAAAAACTCGTCGGAACTTGAGCCCCCTCCGGGATCCTCCCGCAATTGCGGATTAGGTTTCTTTTTCCCCCGGGGTTTCCTCAAATCCCAAATCGTAGCCGGTCTGAGACAGAATGCGCGTAGCGGCTACATGCGCAGCGTCGGAATCCCGCATCCGGATTGCTTCCATCAAACGACGGTGACGTTCCAGACTTTCGCGAAGCTCTTCGGCTGTCTCGTTACTGGTTTTGATCACCAGCAAGATCGCGGGGCGCAGAATATGAACGATCTGAGCCCAAACCAAATTATGTGTCGCGCGATAGATCGCTTCGTGAAAAGCGATATCGGCTTGAGAAAAACTCACCCGCTCTCCCAGCGAGGCCCGTCTCTCCCAGTTTGCCTCCATCACATTGAAGGCTTCCTCCATGGCCAACAGATCACGTGCTGTGGCCCGCTTGGCCGCCAAGGTGGCGATGAGTGGTTCGGTCGTAACGCGGAACTCGAAAACGTCATGCAGAACCCCAAGGTTCGGTGCAGCATAATCGGCAATCCACTGGCTGACCTGGCTATCAAGGAAGTTCCACTCGCGAAATTCCTGAACCGTAGTCCCCCGTCCGGCACGACGCGCAACAATACCCAGCGTTTCCAGCAGCTGCAGCGCCGAGCGCACGGACGCTCTACTAATCTGATGCGTTGCCGCCAATTCGGTTTCCGGAGGCAACGTATCCCCTGGAACCAGAGACCCATCGAAAACGAGTTTCGCCAGCTCGTCGGCCAGTAAGCCTCCAACCGCTTTCGAATTGCCTGTTTTCGATATTTCCGCCGTATTGGTCATCGTGTCTTTCCACTCTCTGTCTGAACAAGCTATTCCAATTGTCTGACATTTGCAACACAAAAATCAGACAAAACACACAAGGTGTCAGTCCATAGACACCCAAAAGTATAACTATGCCGAATATTGCTCTTTTAACAATTGGCATAAATCAACGCCCGCCAAGCTATACAGCATTGGCAATGCTTATTGTTTCCGGTAGGTCGACTTTTTAAAAACGGGAAACAAAATACATATTCATTTTCCATTATCGCTACAAATGGAAGCGTTTCGGACAACTACTGATTGACACCCATGACGATCAGAGCAACAGAAATGAATATGTTTCCGAACGATGGTTTTCGTCCGCAAGGAGCAACTCAGATCGGCCACTATGTTCGATGACCACGCCCCTTTGACACTGTTTCTCTCAAACCGGCTTATCGCCCAATATTGTCTTCTTTTTTCAGAATACGCATACAGGAATAAAATATGGCTCAGGTAACCTATTATCAGGCAGCATCAGGTGTAGATTTTTACGTTGATGGGATGG contains the following coding sequences:
- a CDS encoding FadR/GntR family transcriptional regulator; this encodes MTNTAEISKTGNSKAVGGLLADELAKLVFDGSLVPGDTLPPETELAATHQISRASVRSALQLLETLGIVARRAGRGTTVQEFREWNFLDSQVSQWIADYAAPNLGVLHDVFEFRVTTEPLIATLAAKRATARDLLAMEEAFNVMEANWERRASLGERVSFSQADIAFHEAIYRATHNLVWAQIVHILRPAILLVIKTSNETAEELRESLERHRRLMEAIRMRDSDAAHVAATRILSQTGYDLGFEETPGEKET
- a CDS encoding TRAP transporter substrate-binding protein; protein product: MTLSKLLRASGGLFVGAALGLIMANQAVAADYEWTFQTSENTGEPQFEIKKQWADNIEKMTQGRVNIEILPTGAVVPHNQTLDAVRSGILQGHLTDPSYFSGIDPAFSMLGNLVGAWGDPLEFLEYMKYGGGEELYNELVEPYNVHLIGAAATGLEAFVTKKPIRTVADLKGLKVRAPEGMVYEIFSKAGASPVNLPGSEVYTGLEKGVIDAADYTVFSTNQAQGLHQFARYPNYPGFHSLPMVAVSMNKEIWDGLPEDIKTAMEVATDDLAYDLVFKLKARDLDAVEEARADPNIEIIDMAPEERKKFRNIAKEEWANWAKKNELTQKVYDSVVAFLTKRNLM